The DNA window TTACCCTGGCTGCCTCTCAGAAGGGCAGATCCGTCATGCTCCCCAGTCCTCTCCCTTCCTGTAGATCCAGGCATGGGACTGGTCTCAGGGGCTCTAGGCCTGTCCCTGGAATTTTCTTACCTGAGAGTCTTCCAGCTATCTTTTTCCATGTGGTTTTCAGGACCTTCACTTTCAAAGGAGGCGATGAAGAGAGCTGAGAGATGAAAAGCCCCTCAGAACCCATGTCCATGTGCAGTCAGTCTGCCTACCACACCAGCTATCCCTTCCTTTCTAAGGGAGCAGCTGGGCCCGGGCAAAGACAGTGACCTCTGGTCTGGGCTTTTCCACAGGTCTCTGTTGCCTGGGGTTCCAGGCCCCATGAGGTCTAGAGCTCCCAGCTTCCTGCTTAGGGACTGAGAAATTTCATGGTTCTGCAGCATGAACCCACCCCTGTTCTGGCTCTCTCTGGTGGCTTCCAGAGCCCCAtctctccttgtcctcctcctgtTATCTACTGACAGCCCACCCTCATGTACTCAGCCCTGTGGGCTGAGCTTCCCCTGTGTAGCATGGGGATAGTGATCAGGCCTGCCTTCCAGGGCAGAGGCCCTAGATGTGGGGAAGTCAGGGTGACATGTATGGTATGGGGAGGTGAGTGTGCTGCCGTGGAGAACTGGGCCTCACCTTCCTCGCTGTAGATGGGTGCCGTGAGCAGGTAATTCTGAATCTTCTTGTCCTTCTCGAAGGGACACTCTACCTGAGTCCATGTCATGAACTCATGGATCTGTCTGGAGATCTCCCAAAATTTCTGAAGACACAGAAGATGAACTGGATGTTCATTTGTCACCTTAAGCTTGAAATCCTTGGTTAGGGCAAGGGATATAGGTTCTGGTTTCATTCTGCATCCCAGCAAGATGGGACAGTGACCCTACTCAGCTGACTTTGTGGCCATAGCAGCATTTGACGCAATATCAGAGCCAATAAGTGTCCCTAAGACTACTCTGTCTGCCCTCTGCCTAGGCCATCTGGCTGCAGCAGGATCTGTGCCTCCCCTATACAAGACCCAAGAAGGCCCCATCTGGGACTCCAGGTTGAGGCAGGTATGTCAGCCACACCCAGCAGAGCACCACCAACCAGAACATGCCATACTCTCACTCTTCAGGGCCTGTGTAAGGGTCCCTAACTCCTTCCTACCCCTTACCTATGTGAGGTAAACACTGGACAACCCCACTTCCCCCATACCTCCCCAATCACCGTTGTCCTACTTTTCACCCTTGGCCAGCTGCCCTTAGCTTCTATCTGGaaatctgcctccttctctctgctcaAGTCCCTTCTTAGCTAATGCTTTCCTCACTCCCAAACCCCCAGGAGTagccccttctctgtctccctgttgGGGTCAGTGTTGGGACCAGGGTCCTGGGTAAATGCAAATTCCCTGTGGCTCCAAGCCCTATAACCAGATCATCCACCCAGAAGGATTGGGGCCACCATTATACTTCACAAACAGCACACATAACCCACCCTGAAGCTTTTAGTCCTACAGGCCATTCTGCGACAGGACCTCTGCCTGCCCTAGGATAAGGCTGAGGGGTCTGTTCTGCCTTGTGTTGGGACAGTCTGGCCCCCCTCCCCTCAGACCACAAGGGGGCTGAGCTCACCTTGAAGTTAACATGCCCATTGGGCAGGTGGTTGGTATGGATTTTGTGCAAGAAATAAATGTCCTTAACGAAAAGGTTGAATACAGGGATAACAATCTTCTCTCGGCTGCTGTTGGCCATCTGGGACCTCTGCGTGGCCCCCTGCAGGGCAGTACGGTAGTTGCAGAAGTTGCTGGATGGGTCCATGTGATGCTGTgggcagacaggaggacctggtGGGCAGTGTTCTCCCTGCACCTGTGACTTGCTCAGAATGCCCTTTTGCAGAGTGGGAAACAGTGATGGGGAAGGCCCTTCCCCACGGGGCAGCCCTGAACTGTCATCAGAAAAGGCCTCCTTTCTAGAAGTGAGCACCTGGCTCAGTACAGGGTTTGGGTCGAAACATCATCAGGAGTTATAGAGAAGTCTcacagctcacacacacacctcttcccctccctgctgagcctgggtCTCACCTTTTTCCTTTCACAaaaccttccttttcccctctacTTGGACCAACACCTACCAAACCTGACAAGCTCCACAAGACATTGGCAGAAAATGGATTCTGTGATCAAATACATCAGGGAAGGCTGCAAGTGAATCTGCCTGTCCActcctgggccacccaggtgatCCAGGAACACAGGAATTCAAGCCAGGAAAAGGCCAGTCGGCTTAGCATCACCCAGCACAAGGTTCATGGGCCAACTTTTGTCATAACTGTTTCCTAAGCACTCCCCAGAACTTGCTTTAGGCAATGCCAGTTCTGACTAAAGTCCCAAGGGCCAAGGAGGGCTTCAGCTACTCACCTCCTAGAGCAGCCAGGCCAGCTCAACGTGCCCTACCCCAGATGGCACTGTGGGTAGTGGGTTCTGAGCAAAGGGGCAGATCTACCCCTCCTTGGGCCAATGTAGGATGAGGCTGAGTGCTTACCTCCAAGACGTCAAACTTGGCCGTCTTGACTTTGGACCATGTTTTCTTCAGCCTCGCCACAGGACTGAGGTTCATGCCAGCTGCAGGGAACAGCAGGTAAGGTCAGGGCAGGGGTAGGCAGGCCATGCAGAAGCTGGACAGGAAGCCCCTGGGGCCTGGACACTCACAGATGATGGCCATCATGGAGTTGAAATTCCCGATGTTGAAGCACTCCCGGGCCACATCAATAAAGAACTCTAGCATGCGGGTCCGGTGCTTCTTCTTCACCACCTTGAGAGCAGCCAGATAGCCTCAGGGTGAGCCCACCACACGAGCATCCCCTCCACCACCCGTCCCTTAAGGGCAGCCTGGATAGGAGCTACTCTGGGTCCTCAGAGCTGTCCGACCCAGGGCTGGGGAGATGTTTGTGGGCtgcagaggcaggagagcagTCTGAGAGTACTAGGGAGCCCCAGATAAACTCACAGACCGTGCTGGTACCCCCATGGATGGGTGTCTCATAATCACTGTGAGATtggccagggggctgggggcgggaggTGGGTAACAGGGATTTTAGTGGCCCTGGCAATGGAGGCTTCTGTCTCCACTTTCAAAATTTCGTCATCTGAGGGGTACAGAAGTCAGCCTCAGGCAGCCCTGTTGGTTCGGAGAAGTGACAGtgccgcccccctgcccccccacatgGGCCATGCAGCACTTACCCGGCACACCTCGGTGGCCACTAGCATGCTAAGGCAGTTGAACCAGTTGTCATAGGCCTCCAGGCTGTAGGTCTTGGTCAGGTCCCCTCGGCACTGGTGGAACACAACAGGTCACAGGGAGCCTGAGGACCCTGCCAGCAGGTGCTGCCCCAGTCCTACCCCCAGAAATTAGTAGGAGTCATGGCCAAAAGAGACTGAAAGCAATGGTGGGGTGTGAGCAGCTAGACAGATCCAGGTCTCCCAGGACACCCCCTCTCCAGGCTCCTGGGAACACTGGCCCCCTTCCAGTATGTATGACCCTGTATTGCTGTTTGCTGACCCCTTGGAGCAGGCACCAGGCCAGACCCATATCCATTTGGTTGTGAGGCCCCCACCCTGCATGGGGTGTATATAGTACCAGGCCCACCCTAAGGCCACCCCAGAGCACACAGTAGCCCCTCACCCTGTGCTTGTCCCGAGAGTCCATGTGGCTGACGATCTGCATCAGGTCCTCAGGGTGAATGCTGCTGACCCTCTCCTAGGATGGGCAAAGAGCACAGGAGGGTGACAAGCCTACCATTCTTGGGCAGGCCCCCCACTCAAGGTGTAGGCCACGTTCAGAGTAGCAGTCAAGACCTTACAGGTGTGTACCACAGCCCCTCCTTGATCAGAGTACCCAGCCAGTGGGcaggccctgcctgcctcccaccaAATGTACCCCCCAGGGGTCTGAAAGACCCTCCCCTGTGAGGGGAGGAAACAGGGCTTCATGGGAGTGAGGCAGAAGCCTTGGGGCAGTGGCTGCTAGCTGCAGGGTACCTTCCCAGCCCACGACGTAGGCAAGATGAGGTGATAGGGTGGGGAAAACTGGCTCTCCCCCTCCAAGCCCTTCACCTCCTGGGTCAGTCCCCatcaccccagcccctcccatgTACACAGGGCTGCTGTGATCCTAGGGACCCAGAAGCAGTGGTTGGAGCTGGCAAGTGAGCTTCACCTGACACGCCAAGAAGACCAGCTGGGGAGGCCCTGCAGCACTGTGTTGAAAAATGCAGGGGGCGTCCAGCAGCCTTGAGTTAGCATTGATGAatacacccccaccccagacaagGCACACTGCAGCACTGACCAGCTCAATATGAGTCAGCTGCTGGGCCAGCACCAGGGGGTCGCAGCACACACCCAGGATGTCCTTCTGAGTGGCTGGCGGCTTAGCCTTGAGGACAGACCCTTTATCCATGGCTGGTGAGCGGAGCTTCTCCCGCAGCTCCTGAAGCTGGCTTCGGGCAGCCAGAGACAGCAGCAGGCTCTGTGTCATTTGGGCAATGGCCTTCTTCACTGTGCCGTTCTCCTATGGGGATAGGGGACAGTGAAGGTGCTGGTGTGGGTTGGCAAGACCACCACCTCTCCCGAGGAACCCATCTCGTCTCTAAGGATATGCCTAACTTTGAACCCACATCCCTACTCAAACCTGCCATGAGCATTTGGGCCTTTGAAGACAATGAATACAGTGTGAGCTCCTCTGAGTACTGCTGAGGGGGGCTCAGCTGGCTATCCTGGGGGGTAGGCCTCTGGGTCTAAAAACCATGGCTTTCCCCGCGGGTGTCCAGCTGAGCTACTACTTTTGGCCTTCCCACagcaggggggtggagggggagggcacAATTGGAAAGAGAGCATCTGGAAGGGCTTCCTCCAGGACCAGGAACCTTCACTGTCTGGGTGGGAACAGCCCTGGCCTTGCCCAGAGCTTTCCCTGGGCCTTCTGAGCCGTCCAGCCAGACAGAAGGGGCTGAGTGCACAGAGCACCTTCCAGGTTTCCTGTCTCCACAAAAGACCAGCAGTGAGCTGGGGGCCAGAAACGCAGACAGGCTCTTGCAACCTCTTACTATCCCACTCCACTCACCCCAAACCCAGGAAAGGGTGGGGCCTGGGCTCATTCCAGCCCACCACTCAGGCCACAGGGTCTCCCACATGCAGAGGGTGCCGAGGGTAAGCCTGGCGCATTGCTGGACAGCTGAGCAGTCTTCTTGGGCACAAATGGAGCCACCCCGCAGTCTTCTTGGAAGGCTGACAGCACTATCCCTGAAGACCTACCCTCCTGTGAGAGTAGACCCCCTCCCCTGAACATTTACCCAGGGAGCTCTGCCGGGGTCCAAGGAAGACCTCACCTCATCACACTGTGTGACCCGGTGGGTGATGGCCTTCAGTTCGGCCATGGCCTTCTCATCCTGGAAGTCGTAGGGGAAGGCCTCCGTCCACTCCTTTAACAGCTGTACAATCTTGGCTGAGAAGGACTTCAGCTTGGCCTGGGGCAGCACGGCAGAGAGTAAAGTCACCCTCCAGAGCAGGTGACGAGATGACAAGTGGCACAagcctccccatctcccccaggTCTTCAACACCCCCACACCCATTACCGCCTGCAagacctgccctcccctcctccccgcaTTGGGGTGAGGGTGCTAGGTACGGGCATCCCCCACCCTGTCCACCTGCGGTTTTGTTGTACTTGCTTTGTTTCATACTGCCCTTAGTTCAGCTCTTTCACTTAAATTCATCTTCAAAAAATTCATCCTCTTACTACTGTGACATAGAAAACTAGTTTCCCTTGTTGTTAATTAGAAGTTAcccatttaaaacaacaacaatgaaaaccaagcaaaattattaaaaatgagagaCTCTTGCCTGCCCCCTCTCAGTTAAAAGCGGGTTGGCAGATGCTGGGAAGGGGTGCAAACACTCAGAGGCATCCCTCTCCCAACTTCATGTCATTAAAGATGGGCAGGCACCCCTGCTGTTGCCCTGGATCCACACGCACGTAAGGCCAAGGAGGCTGTGCCGAATGCTTGGCCACAGTGTTCCAGCTGGTCCTCAGTGCCCAGCCCCACGCTGTCCCACTGAAATGACTCCATGTGCCCACACCCCTCCTGTGCCCACCATGGCTCCTCCTCAGCACTGACCCGCTCCCTGCCTACCTGTATTTGCCCGACCTGGACTGTTCCTGCTGGGCCTCTAGCCACTCATCCCCACATCCCCAGcatctgccccacccctgctgagCTGCCTCTAGCCTGCCTGATCCTGGCCATGGACCCAGCTGGTTCCCTAGCGATGGCTTCTCATGCCTGACACAGCCTCTCCCAGCTGGCCACCTCACTCCCTGCAGCCACTCCTTTTGGCCAGAGTCCAGTGCATGCAGCATCCAGAAGGCCTTGACACTTCCACCGGATGACCACAGCACCCCACATTCAGCAGGAGCTAGAGCCTTGAACTTAGAGGCCCTGTGGTACATGTCACCCACCATGAACACAGGCCTGTGGGCTCACCCCAGGCTCCACTCAGGCTTCTACTGTCCCCACGCTGAACTTCCGCCTATAATTTCTTCTCCCCACCCATCCCACTTTGCCTTATTTCCACCTGTCTCTTCAGGAGCCTTTCCTAATCCTCTGCAGTCAAAGCCTGTCTCCTTGCACCCTGGGACGGCCTCCTCTGACAAGGAGACTCAGTTCAGAGGCCTGTGCTGCAAAGACAGGAGGCCTGGCCTGGTGGAGGGAAGGTAGAGGACAAAGTCATCAGCAAACAGGGGCAGGACATGCTCTGCCACAGCCCAGACTCGGCCCTGCCAGTTTTCGGACCGTGTACCCACCACCCCATCTTCTGCACCAGACTGGGCTTCTAAAAGCCTCATCCTAAGCACATGCCCCCAGTCACCCTGGCCACCCAAAGCCTGGCTCAATCAGAAGAGACAACAGGGGCAAAGAGCCCTACTGAAGTCACTTAAGACCACTCTGAGCAGCAGTCAGCCTGACAGTGCTGCCACCTGACCCCTACCCGCAGAGTGGTGGCTTTTCTGCCAGCTGGGGGTCCTGGAGCTGACCAGGATGGCTAACAGTGCTGTCTGCTGTGGCCCTTTCCTGGAAAGAGGTGTGAGTGCCCACCAAAAACAGTTACTTTCAGCGTCCCATGAAGAGTGCTTGGCTCTGTGTGCACCCCATGCCCCAGGGGTGCCAAGGGGGCCAGAGACAAGCCAACCTTGCCCAGTCAGGGAGGGCCCTGGGCTTGGGTCAGCCGGACCCGTCCCGCCGGCTTACTCAGAGCAGGCTTCTCCCCCAAGTGTGAGCAAAGGGGGAGCCGGGGGCGCAGAGACAGGGAGCCTCCATCAGCACCTTTACCTTCTCAGACCCCGTCTCCAGCTGCTGCCTCTGCTCCAAGCAGATCTGCCCAACACGGGCCAGCAGGTCATGAGGGGGGATGAAGACCCGGGAGCTCAAGAGAAATGTAAAGATGTATGTCCTCTGACGAAAAGAGACAAGGTGAGAGGATCAAGAATAGATCAGGCCTGGTGCGGCCCCTCCAGGTGTGGTCAGAGCCTGTCTAGCCACCCCCCAGGCCTCCCAGCACCATCTAGGAACTGTGCCTCCTCCTGCATGCTTTGCTGCACCTGGAAcgcccttccttttctctcactgCTACCCAAGTCCCGCCCCCTCCTTGCAAGGCACAGGTCGAATCCCCCTTCCCGGCAGCTCCCAGACGCTTCCCCTGACAAGCTCAGCTCCCAGCAGTCTTACTCTACGCTCTGCCCTACCCCATGATGGGAGAGAACACCCGACCTTGGATGTTGGTGGGATTCTCCCAACCAGTGGAGCCTATCACCCAGTCCACAGTGCTCCCAAGGCCAGGCTCCAAGTGTGCTTCTCCCAATCGCCACTGGCCTTGCCAGTGGAGGCCAGtcgggggcagggtggggcattCTTGGAGCCAGCACCCAGCCATAGGGGACTTCTGCACGTGGTCACTAACCAGCTATGGGCCTTATCTCCACCTGGCACACCAGGGCCCCTCTGTCCCACATCCTTGTGCCCTTGTCATTGGGCCGTGTGGTACAGGTTCTGAGGGGTcctcatgatctaagctgaaagGGAGCAGGGCCCAGAGCCAAGGGTTCTCTGAAGCATTTCGTCTGACATGGGTCAGCACCTGTGAGCTCTCCACGCTGGCCTACAGGTTGGACTTGAAAGTGGGGGACACTGCTTGGGGTTCTCCTGGGGATTCTTCCCCTACATGGCTGCTGCAGGCTGGGGGACCTAGGACCCTTTGTCTACACTCTGGGCCCAAAGGGGCAGGTCTTCTTCACTCCAGTCCAGAGCAAGCTGGGCCATGTTTGCTGAGAACACAGGCCTTGTGGAACAGGCCTCAGGGCCTCACGGCCTCACAGCCCGCATGCAGCCTTCTGAGGCCACTGGAGGAAACCCTCCTGGGAACAGCAGGGGTtcctcaaccccccccccaacacacacaggcgtgcgcgtgcacacacacacacttcccatgTCCTGTCCCCAGGCTGTGCAGCATGGGTGCTCAGAGATCCCAGCTGGTCGGTGGCCCCTTCTAAGCAGGTGGCTCAGACGTGTGATGATAGTCACCCAGGCATCACACCTTGGAGTTCTCAGCCAAGGCAAGAAGAGCACACAGGGAGGAGCCCTGCATTTCCAAGGAGCACAGAGATGTAGTGGTGTGCACGCATCCCCCAGCTGCCCGCATAcatggggcaggggcagtggagGAAGGCTGGGGGAACCCAGGAACTTGGCAGATGAGCTGATGCCCAGCTGGCCTCTGCCAGCCCGACCCTTCTGCTCTACCACCCCTTTACGCTCTCCTGGGAagcaggttgtgatcccagggtgtaGTGTTTGGGGGAGGCTCCTCTGGGACAGACAGAAAAGAGGAGTAGCTCCCCCCACAAGGCCCCAGAGCGGTGCTGGGGTTGGAGGGGCCAGCCCCTGGGAGGCTGATGCCCTGCCCTAGGCTGCCTCAGGCCTCTCTCTCCGCCTCTGCCACCTGGCCCTCAGCTGCCAGGTCCGCACCACCAATACAGTCCCGGCCCAGCTCTGGGAGGGTTTTCAAGTAGGATGGAGTAGACggagccccaggagggagggaggaggcctgaTCAGGGGCCGGGGGGGCACCCAGAAACTGAGTTGGCTCCATTAGATACAagctggagaggggaggggggcagttcCTCTCCAACCCTCCCAGGCAACAGTGTCTGGCTCGCCGAGGCCAGCGAGCACAGCTCTGCTCTCAGGAGGGAGGGGGCCTTTGCAGCTTGACTTTCCAAAGGGAGCAGGCAGGCCCAACACCACTGCTGCGAAGAGATGTCCCCTATCGAAGGCAAAAGGGAAGCCACACGTGACAAGGGAACTCTTTTTCTCTGTTCTAAGAATGTACCAACGGCATCTTGAAATGAAGAGGGTGCATTCGAATTGCTGCCGAAGGCCAGTCCTGCCCACGCAGGCATGTGCCTGGGGGTCTGCATGCTGGCCAGGCATGGCGGGGCTGTCTCCCTTTTTTCTAGACTATGGCAGTTCATGCACAAAACAAACTTCCCAGCTCAGGGACAGGACACACGCTGGGCAGACCCTCAGCAGGACCCCAAGGCACCAGCCTTGCCCTTTAGACTCCTCTTCCTGAGGACCCTGTCCAGAGCGCAGGTCCCTGTTCCTCGTGCCATCAAGGCCCTCTCGCAGCTGCCCGGGGTTCCTCGTGCCATCAAGGCCCTCTCGCAGCTGCCTGGGGTCAGCAGGGAAGTCACTGCACCTTCCTCTCCCCTAGGCTGGGCACAGGGGGCAGAGCAGGAAGTAGGGCTGAGGCTCCCTGAtgacctgcccctccccagctctgtctgggcctccctccccatcccagaaGCAACCTCCCTTGGAACCTAGGTGGCCTCCAGCAGTCCCACCCGTCTCCAGGCCCTAGGCACTCACATCCGGGTAATAGTCCACTGTGGGGACCAGGTGCTCCATCAAGGCCTCCAGGGACCCAGAGATGAGGCGTCCCTCTTGGAAGACGAGGTCCCCTGAGCCGCCAGCCCCGCTTCCTCGCTCCCCCATGCCGGGCTGCACCTGTCCACTACAGCTGGGCCCGAGTATGCTGGAGAAGACGACGGACGTCTGGGGCATAGTTtcctgggaagaagaaaaaggcatcACAGGCCCAGCCGCcaggccctcctcctcccaggccaGCCTGCATCCTGAGTGTGTGTAGATGCACAGTGCGAGCCCCAGCAGGGCCAGGAGGGACACCCCACCCAAGGATGGGCATTAGAGGTCAGCGCAGGTGGGCAGGCAGGCTCCTTGGCAGCCCCTGCAGCCACTGGGTATCTGATTAATGTTTCTTCAACACCTGCACTGTGCATACCAGGTCTCATTCCTGGAGCCTAGACACACAAAACCCTGCCTCCTGGGGTTACATCCCAGTGGAAGAAGAGAAACTATGGAGGAGGAGAACATGAAGCAATGTAGGAGTGGTCAAGGCAGCCTCAGGTAAGGTACCACTGGAATAGACTGATGGTGTTAGTCATGCAGCATCCTGGAATAAGAAAGGAACATTTTAGGCATAAGGGACAGCAGGTGCCAAGGTCCCGAGGCCAGTGTGTGttagagggaagaagcagggagaacagTCTGAGGAATAACAAACAAGACTATACACACCTGGGGGATAGGGGGCCATGTGCTCTTCCTCTGAGTGAGACAGGAGACAGTGGGACTCCAAGCACAAGAATGACCTGACTCAGAAACCCGGGCACAGTCCCTGATCTGTGCCTTTGCAAGCTGTCTGTGGGGGCTTCTGAGGCTGCTCAAGTCCATGTGTCTTGGGCAGCCACCTGCCCATAGCCAGCCCAGGAGTCATCACCCTGTTCCTCCCCCAAGGCTCCTCACCCCCAGCGGGGTCTGAGGGCACCCCACCACGCCCCGCCCATCACAGCCCAGAAGGCCACAGGAAGGAGCTGCCAGGAGAGGCCCATCCCTTCTGCTTGGGGTGGTAGCCTTTCCTGGAGCAGCTGGGCTGAGGACCTCATAACTGGACTCCCCGACCATGCAAGATCCCATATTGCCCATTTTTTCAATGACATCaatataaatttacataaatgCAGAGAAACTCGTGGCCGTTCACCACCACACCAATTACAGAGTTTACTCcaagggagctggagaaggagacTCACTTTCCATTCTACACATTTGTAGCTATATGGTAACTTTTCTAAATGACACatccattttatcattttttaaatgactttgttTTTTAGTGCAAAGAGGCTGAGTTTTGAAATCCGCACTTTTTATAAAGGCACGTTAGAGAGACTGAAGCCCTGGGTTGGGCCTGTGGATGGAGGCACAGCCACCACTGAGGGTCCCCTGAGAAGGCAGGCTTCGAGGCAAGGGTCTGGAACCCACTCAGAGAACAGGGAGGGCCCACGGGGGCTGTATGGGACCACCCCTGCATCTACCCTGCCCGGGGACCCACCCAGAAATGCTGCCTGTCCACctgtcctcctctttcccctcctctgtgcACTGAGCTCACAGGTCCTGGGGGCCTCTCAGTTCCTAacagagccccacccccagccacgaGCACTGAGGGGTCTCCAGGTGCAGCACCAAGTGGCAAAGATTAAGAGCACCCTCGGGTTTGAATCCCACTCTGCAACAGCCAGCTCCTTGCCCCTGGCCAAGTCTAACCAGCCTCAATTTCTGCAGCCATTAAGTGGGGATGGGGACAACCCCTGCGGAGCCCTCTGCCTGCTGGCATTTCTGTTGGCCGCCCCACCTGGCCCCGTGGGCCCCTCTGTTCTTGTACTTGGCGtcctcccctcccatcccagCAAGAGCAGGAACTGCCATCATTGGCCACGTGATGTGTGTCATTGTCCCCAACTGGCCCCCTtcgccggggggtgggggggagacgcAGCAAGCAAACTCATAATACAAAACAAAGCTCAGACGGAGTACATCACACGAGCCATCAGTGACACCAATGCGAGTCATCTCAGTAATCCTCACAAGAATCCCCACAAATCCCCTTATTCTCCAAGCGCTACAGATGAGGACAAGGCACAGAGAGACTAAGTAACTGGCCCAGGTCACGCAGCTAGATCGCAGCAGGGCCAGGACGGCcgcaaaggcaggcagggacaccTGAGCCTGAGCTTGGCCCGGCCACTTGAGGCTCTGTCAGGATCCTCAACCTCGAGGAgcctttatttcctcatctgtgcaatgggcaCAGGGCGGGCTGTCTGACATTTGCTGGGAGGATGAAGTGGGCACTTGTGTAAAGTGCTGCACGAGAGACACGCTCTCACCTCCCCATCCCGGAGGAGCCGACGCCCACAGACATGCCCGCTCAGCACCCCGCACAGGCCGTGTGGGTTGCCCAGGACCCAAAAGCGCTGGATTATTCTAGACACGCTGGCCTGCAGAGGCCTTGAGAGCCCGACCCCGCACGGACGCTCTCAAGCCAGGGCGGTGCTAGAGCTACGGCAGCAGCACCAGGCAGCAGCATCAGCAGGGAACTCGTCCGGAGCCCCCCCCCTGGTTCTCGGGACTTTTAGATCCTCTCCGAAAGCCGCGCTGCCCCATGCGGGGCCCACCCAGCAGCACCTCCACCTGGCGCCTCGCGAAAATGCAGGACGAGCTCCAGCCCCGTGAGCTGAGTCAAGACCGCGTTTCTGTGGGACATACTCGGCCTTGGAGATGCCTGCAAGTGAGGAGAGCCTGCCTCGCCTGGGTCAGGGCTGCGGCCGGACACCACAAGCACCGGGGGGCTTAAGAAAACACTCTGCCCACCCCGCCGCCCCACAACCCTGACATAACTGGCCTGGAGTGCTGTCTGCCATGGCGGTTTTCAGGGTTTTCCAGGTGAAAACGGGAGCAGGGGGTACAGAGAGCCTCTCACTCACCTCTGCTGCCCTTGGCTACACCCAGACATGACCGGAGGCTGTGGACACCGGGAGGAGAGCTCTGGAAGCCTCCTGAGGCCAGGCCCAGGACGGGGGAGGACGG is part of the Ursus arctos isolate Adak ecotype North America unplaced genomic scaffold, UrsArc2.0 scaffold_7, whole genome shotgun sequence genome and encodes:
- the RASGEF1A gene encoding ras-GEF domain-containing family member 1A, with the translated sequence MFLEPQETMPQTSVVFSSILGPSCSGQVQPGMGERGSGAGGSGDLVFQEGRLISGSLEALMEHLVPTVDYYPDRTYIFTFLLSSRVFIPPHDLLARVGQICLEQRQQLETGSEKAKLKSFSAKIVQLLKEWTEAFPYDFQDEKAMAELKAITHRVTQCDEENGTVKKAIAQMTQSLLLSLAARSQLQELREKLRSPAMDKGSVLKAKPPATQKDILGVCCDPLVLAQQLTHIELERVSSIHPEDLMQIVSHMDSRDKHRCRGDLTKTYSLEAYDNWFNCLSMLVATEVCRVVKKKHRTRMLEFFIDVARECFNIGNFNSMMAIISGMNLSPVARLKKTWSKVKTAKFDVLEHHMDPSSNFCNYRTALQGATQRSQMANSSREKIVIPVFNLFVKDIYFLHKIHTNHLPNGHVNFKKFWEISRQIHEFMTWTQVECPFEKDKKIQNYLLTAPIYSEEALFIASFESEGPENHMEKDSWKTLRTTLLNRA